Proteins encoded within one genomic window of Bacillus sp. F19:
- a CDS encoding cell wall hydrolase produces the protein MKKAFFTFTIISALTLSLFGFEKAEAATKHEVKTGDTLWLIGKKYGVSIKEIQSLNHKSGQLLYIGEKLQVPQSISDEDKDLLARIVHAEAKGEPYAGKVAVATVVLNRVKDDRFPDTIRDVIYQKQSGIYAFSPVENGSINEPADEEAKEAVQEALAYEGMGIDSVYFYNPVTAESDWIRTREVTLTIGRHTFAK, from the coding sequence TACTTTTACTATCATTTCTGCACTTACCTTATCATTATTTGGGTTTGAAAAAGCAGAGGCAGCAACAAAACACGAAGTTAAAACTGGCGATACTTTATGGCTGATCGGCAAAAAGTACGGAGTATCCATTAAAGAGATTCAATCCCTTAATCATAAAAGCGGTCAATTATTATATATAGGCGAAAAATTACAGGTTCCTCAATCGATTTCAGATGAAGATAAGGATTTATTGGCCCGAATCGTTCATGCTGAAGCAAAAGGTGAGCCATATGCAGGAAAAGTAGCTGTGGCAACAGTTGTCTTAAACCGTGTGAAAGACGATCGTTTCCCGGATACAATCAGAGACGTTATTTATCAAAAGCAATCTGGCATTTACGCGTTTTCTCCAGTAGAAAACGGCTCAATTAATGAACCTGCTGATGAAGAAGCTAAAGAAGCGGTTCAAGAAGCCTTGGCATATGAGGGTATGGGAATTGATTCTGTCTATTTCTATAATCCTGTAACAGCCGAGAGCGACTGGATTCGTACTAGAGAAGTCACTCTTACAATCGGAAGACACACATTTGCAAAATAA
- a CDS encoding spore germination protein, whose protein sequence is MYKQNGKPKQSMAEIITCFKASSDFVQYEHNAKEITFWVSYIRTVADPQLLHESILAPLLKEKWNTLHQLKEIVPIEEIIFTIDTDIVSEKLLDGYVIISFSEYGSPCALLRATLNKARDISLPEVEFSVVGPKEAFVEAIEFNINLIRKRIQVPQLRIKEMQIGDLSKTKVAVLYIDSIADEENVNTITQRLRDITYDQIGDSGYVAQFISDNHNSPFPQVLDSERPDRIAAVLAEGKVAVIVDGSPQILIGPTTLVEFFSSFEDYYLNWVLASFFRLIRVFAVAFSILVTPVYVATLTYHFELIPKDLLNTLVTSRREIPLPPILEALFLELTIELLREAGARLPTKVGQTIGIVGGIVIGTASVEAGLTSNVLLIIVALSALASFTTPVYKMGNTIRLLRFPFLIFAQLYGLLGIVLCFCFLTTHLLRLTSLGRPFLVPIYPPRSRDLKDAIIRFPFTTLNKRPMALRTKQPDKFSAKKARQKHDIDE, encoded by the coding sequence ATGTATAAGCAGAATGGCAAACCAAAACAGTCGATGGCTGAAATCATTACTTGCTTCAAGGCCTCGTCTGATTTTGTCCAATATGAGCACAATGCAAAAGAGATTACATTCTGGGTGTCTTACATTCGGACAGTTGCAGATCCGCAGCTTTTGCATGAGAGCATATTAGCTCCTCTGCTCAAGGAGAAATGGAATACTCTTCATCAACTGAAAGAAATTGTACCAATTGAAGAAATCATTTTCACGATTGACACGGATATTGTTTCGGAGAAATTGCTGGATGGCTATGTCATTATTTCATTCTCTGAATATGGAAGTCCATGTGCATTATTAAGAGCTACATTGAATAAAGCAAGGGACATCTCACTGCCAGAAGTTGAATTCAGTGTAGTAGGTCCGAAAGAAGCATTTGTAGAAGCGATTGAATTTAATATCAATTTGATTCGTAAAAGAATACAAGTGCCGCAGCTGCGAATAAAAGAAATGCAAATTGGTGATTTGTCCAAAACAAAAGTTGCTGTTCTTTATATTGACAGCATAGCAGATGAAGAAAATGTAAACACGATCACGCAGCGGTTAAGAGATATTACGTATGATCAAATAGGGGACAGCGGCTATGTGGCCCAATTCATTTCGGATAATCATAATTCTCCTTTTCCTCAGGTGCTTGATTCTGAACGCCCTGACAGGATAGCTGCTGTGCTCGCAGAAGGAAAAGTAGCTGTTATTGTTGATGGATCGCCGCAGATCTTAATTGGACCGACAACTCTAGTAGAATTTTTCTCATCCTTCGAAGATTATTATTTAAATTGGGTTCTAGCATCTTTTTTCAGGCTGATCAGAGTGTTTGCTGTAGCGTTTTCCATTCTGGTTACGCCAGTATATGTAGCGACGCTGACGTATCATTTTGAATTAATTCCAAAGGATTTGCTGAACACGCTTGTAACATCCAGGCGTGAAATTCCTTTGCCTCCTATTTTGGAAGCACTGTTTTTGGAGCTTACGATTGAGCTGCTGCGTGAAGCTGGAGCACGATTGCCGACAAAAGTCGGACAGACAATCGGTATCGTAGGCGGGATTGTTATTGGAACGGCATCAGTTGAAGCGGGACTGACCAGTAACGTGCTGCTGATCATCGTGGCTTTGTCTGCACTTGCATCCTTTACGACTCCGGTTTACAAGATGGGTAATACGATTCGTCTGCTGAGATTTCCATTTTTAATTTTCGCCCAACTCTATGGTCTTCTTGGCATTGTTTTGTGTTTTTGTTTTTTAACTACTCATCTCTTGAGGCTGACATCTCTTGGAAGGCCCTTTTTGGTGCCGATCTATCCGCCCCGGAGCAGGGACCTCAAAGATGCGATTATCCGATTCCCTTTCACTACATTAAACAAAAGGCCTATGGCCCTGCGGACGAAACAGCCCGATAAATTTTCTGCAAAAAAAGCCAGACAGAAGCATGATATAGATGAATAG
- a CDS encoding spore germination protein yields MKKIAERYQVSHFLAFFLIHSLQFGVGVLGFQRFISMDSGHDAWITVLASGVIVQISIFLIYQILKDQEGNIIDIHKKIFGKWIGNGLNGIVILYFTCLAFNVLRTYIEVIQVWMFPDLKVWMYSFIFLVLVYYILNGGFRVVAGICFFGVVLPGYLLFTYLFTLKFANYNNLMPFFDHSISDLLKSTKNMSLSTLGFEALFMYYPFLKNPEKSKKWAHMGAAYTTFFYLIIMLFSIVYFSEEQLQKNAWATLTMWKIVEMPFVERFEYIGIATWNLVILPNVCLTLWCASRGIKQIVKIKQKYTILIVLPVCYAAVNFIKDRDQINSINNFLGEVGFYFFIAYIPLMYLLTLIYRKWKGGRKVET; encoded by the coding sequence ATGAAAAAGATAGCAGAACGATATCAAGTCTCCCATTTTCTTGCGTTTTTTCTTATTCACTCCCTTCAGTTTGGTGTGGGAGTACTTGGCTTTCAGCGCTTTATTTCGATGGACTCCGGTCATGATGCATGGATTACGGTCCTTGCTTCAGGAGTCATTGTTCAAATCTCAATCTTTTTAATTTATCAGATCTTAAAGGATCAAGAGGGAAACATCATTGATATTCATAAAAAGATTTTTGGGAAGTGGATCGGCAATGGCTTAAATGGCATTGTCATTCTTTACTTTACGTGTCTTGCTTTTAACGTCCTCCGAACCTATATAGAAGTCATACAAGTGTGGATGTTTCCGGATTTGAAAGTCTGGATGTACAGCTTTATTTTTCTAGTTCTTGTCTACTACATCTTAAATGGAGGGTTTCGGGTAGTAGCAGGGATTTGCTTTTTCGGTGTAGTTCTCCCCGGGTACCTGTTGTTTACATATCTGTTCACACTGAAATTTGCGAATTATAATAACCTAATGCCATTTTTTGATCATTCCATCAGTGATCTTTTGAAAAGCACGAAGAATATGTCGCTGTCAACCCTGGGTTTTGAAGCACTGTTTATGTACTATCCTTTTCTGAAAAATCCTGAAAAATCAAAAAAGTGGGCACACATGGGTGCAGCCTATACAACTTTCTTCTATTTGATCATTATGCTGTTCAGCATTGTTTATTTTAGTGAAGAGCAGCTTCAGAAAAACGCATGGGCAACATTGACTATGTGGAAAATTGTCGAGATGCCTTTTGTGGAAAGGTTTGAATATATCGGGATCGCAACCTGGAACCTCGTCATCCTCCCGAACGTCTGTTTAACCCTCTGGTGTGCAAGCAGAGGCATAAAACAAATTGTTAAGATAAAACAGAAATATACAATCTTGATTGTCCTCCCCGTCTGTTATGCAGCTGTAAATTTTATTAAAGATCGTGACCAGATTAATTCTATAAATAATTTTCTTGGCGAGGTAGGTTTCTATTTCTTTATAGCTTACATTCCGTTGATGTATTTACTCACTTTAATTTACCGAAAATGGAAAGGAGGGCGTAAGGTTGAAACGTAA
- a CDS encoding Ger(x)C family spore germination protein, whose product MKRKMIVFLIPLLLTGCLEKEILDDVNIITVIGYDMENSDQIKGTVVIPVYTKDAPVESEIIEDTSSLEVSKDILTHLQRKSSDPLVLGKTTVVIYSEEIAEKGLTKLVDTLERDPSVGSRVYLTVGRESANSIMKAKFGIRGAAEYISNLIRHNIENRDIPKTNLHIFLYDLYAQDSDPFLPILKKAEGDIVVLDGLALFKGDKMVSEIPNEKLIFFKLIADKYTEGTYALKLPKKEQVAIKTISSDRKIEVNKKDPSKLTIKVKISGIVQQYTGNIITPKIKNGMEKAFEKEIIKESKQMIEQFKELDIDPLGIQDLIESQVRGFGKKEWKETYPKLNVEIKPEVMITETGVIE is encoded by the coding sequence TTGAAACGTAAAATGATCGTCTTTCTCATTCCGCTGCTTTTGACAGGCTGTTTAGAAAAAGAAATATTGGACGATGTCAATATTATTACAGTAATAGGCTATGACATGGAAAACTCCGATCAAATAAAAGGGACCGTTGTCATACCGGTATATACGAAGGATGCACCTGTAGAAAGTGAAATCATTGAAGACACCTCGTCCTTAGAAGTGAGCAAAGACATTTTAACTCACCTTCAGCGTAAATCATCTGACCCTCTTGTTCTGGGGAAAACTACAGTCGTCATCTATTCAGAGGAAATTGCTGAAAAAGGACTGACAAAACTGGTTGATACTCTTGAGAGAGATCCAAGTGTTGGATCGAGAGTCTATTTGACAGTTGGCAGAGAGAGTGCAAATTCCATTATGAAGGCTAAATTTGGGATCAGAGGAGCGGCTGAATATATCTCAAACCTGATCCGTCACAATATTGAAAACAGAGATATCCCAAAAACGAACCTCCACATTTTTCTGTATGACTTGTATGCACAGGACAGTGACCCCTTTTTGCCTATTTTGAAAAAGGCGGAAGGTGATATAGTTGTACTTGATGGACTTGCGTTATTTAAAGGTGACAAGATGGTCAGCGAAATACCAAATGAAAAGCTGATTTTCTTTAAACTGATTGCTGATAAATATACAGAAGGAACCTATGCACTTAAACTGCCGAAAAAGGAACAGGTGGCGATTAAAACGATTTCCTCGGACCGCAAAATAGAAGTAAATAAGAAAGATCCATCAAAATTAACCATTAAGGTGAAAATCAGCGGGATTGTTCAGCAGTATACCGGAAACATAATCACACCTAAAATCAAAAATGGAATGGAAAAAGCGTTTGAAAAAGAGATAATAAAAGAATCTAAACAAATGATCGAACAATTTAAAGAGCTGGACATTGATCCGCTTGGAATTCAAGATTTAATAGAAAGCCAAGTTAGAGGCTTTGGGAAAAAAGAATGGAAAGAGACCTATCCAAAATTAAACGTAGAGATTAAACCTGAGGTTATGATTACTGAAACGGGAGTTATTGAGTAG